In the genome of Candidatus Nitrosotenuis sp. DW1, one region contains:
- a CDS encoding methyltransferase domain-containing protein: protein MKASLVSYLACPVCHKDLTIKNVKKIKDEINEGSLVCSNKHKFAITDGVPRFVVDTTKDFVRTEDAFSAKWTHHHENHHAKDWIDFQTKWFLERYDWKTLEKFKAFLDTKSMILDAGTGIGNSAKLLSANPNSQVFALDASQSINFAYKKYGSLPNVHFLQADLRQLPFRKRFFDFIYSDQVLHHTKNTGTSFQYLTKFLTDSGFISIYVYKKKAPIREYVDDYIRKITVNMSVNECIEFSKDMTYLGKGLAELKKKITIPKDIPILGVKAGTYDVQRFIYWTFLKCFWDESGNFERSVGVNFDWYYPKFAYRHTPKEVRKWFRDAKIKIVTFKEIESGISVTGKK from the coding sequence ATGAAAGCAAGTCTTGTCTCATATCTGGCATGTCCTGTGTGTCACAAAGATCTTACCATCAAGAATGTAAAGAAAATAAAAGATGAGATCAATGAAGGAAGCCTTGTCTGTTCAAACAAGCACAAGTTTGCAATAACTGACGGCGTTCCGCGATTTGTAGTAGATACAACAAAAGATTTTGTTAGAACTGAGGATGCGTTTTCAGCAAAGTGGACACATCACCATGAAAACCATCATGCAAAAGACTGGATCGATTTTCAGACAAAGTGGTTTTTAGAAAGATATGACTGGAAGACACTTGAAAAATTCAAGGCATTTCTAGACACAAAATCCATGATCCTTGATGCGGGCACTGGCATAGGAAACAGCGCAAAGCTTCTATCTGCAAATCCAAACTCTCAGGTATTTGCCCTGGATGCGAGCCAAAGCATCAACTTTGCTTACAAAAAATACGGCAGTCTCCCAAATGTTCATTTCCTGCAAGCTGATTTGCGACAATTACCGTTTAGAAAAAGATTTTTTGATTTTATTTATTCGGATCAAGTTTTACATCACACAAAAAATACCGGCACATCATTTCAGTATCTGACCAAGTTTCTAACAGATTCTGGATTCATATCTATATACGTCTACAAAAAGAAGGCACCAATACGGGAATATGTCGATGATTACATAAGAAAAATAACTGTCAACATGTCTGTGAATGAATGCATAGAGTTTTCAAAGGACATGACATACTTGGGAAAGGGCCTTGCTGAATTAAAGAAGAAAATAACAATTCCAAAAGACATTCCGATACTTGGAGTAAAGGCAGGCACCTATGACGTACAGCGTTTCATTTATTGGACTTTTCTAAAATGCTTCTGGGACGAATCTGGCAACTTTGAGAGAAGCGTTGGGGTGAATTTTGATTGGTATTATCCAAAGTTTGCATACCGGCACACTCCAAAAGAAGTGCGCAAGTGGTTCAGAGATGCAAAAATCAAAATTGTCACGTTTAAAGAAATTGAAAGCGGGATAAGCGTAACTGGCAAAAAGTAA
- a CDS encoding UDP-glucose dehydrogenase family protein: MKIGIIGLGFVGLSFASVLASKKYSVIGVDSDRIKVSKILTGKAPFHEPGLDDTLKIALKNGLKITTEIRPVVTECKLIFIAVGTPQREDGSIDLTMIKDVVREIGKNLSKTKNIPTIIVKSTVIPETTTKVVLPILEKESRKKVGKGFGLITNPEFLRETNAINDTINPHVVVIGGYNDKFAKEIENFYTKFHKNVTIVKTNHQTAEMIKYANNSFLATKISFINQIATICEAIPGANVDIVAKTIGLDPRIGNLFLTAGPGYGGSCLPKDVKAIINFSTKYRIKPTLLDAVEKINQQQLENIIITIKKKIGKIKNKKITILGLAFKADTDDIRDSVSIKLIELLLREGAKVTAHDPKAIPNTKTIFGNKVEYPSSVKEALKNSECMIIMTAWKEYTEITNNELKLMKKPLVIDSRRLLVNHNLDMDYSAIGVG, translated from the coding sequence ATGAAAATTGGAATCATTGGATTAGGTTTTGTTGGACTTTCATTTGCTTCAGTTCTCGCATCAAAGAAATATTCAGTAATAGGTGTAGACTCAGATAGGATCAAAGTTTCTAAAATATTAACAGGTAAGGCGCCCTTTCATGAACCGGGATTGGATGACACCTTAAAAATCGCGTTAAAGAATGGCCTTAAAATCACTACCGAGATCAGACCAGTTGTAACAGAATGTAAACTAATTTTCATAGCGGTCGGAACACCTCAAAGGGAAGACGGCAGCATAGATTTAACGATGATAAAAGACGTAGTTAGAGAAATAGGAAAAAATCTTTCCAAAACAAAAAACATTCCCACAATAATTGTCAAGAGTACTGTTATTCCAGAGACGACGACAAAAGTAGTCTTACCCATATTAGAAAAAGAATCTAGAAAAAAAGTTGGAAAAGGCTTTGGGCTAATTACAAATCCAGAATTCCTTAGGGAAACTAACGCCATAAATGATACAATAAATCCACATGTAGTAGTCATTGGCGGATATAATGACAAGTTTGCAAAAGAAATAGAGAATTTTTATACAAAATTTCATAAAAACGTTACAATAGTTAAGACAAATCATCAAACAGCAGAGATGATAAAATATGCAAACAATTCATTTTTAGCTACAAAGATTAGCTTTATCAATCAGATTGCGACAATTTGTGAGGCAATACCGGGAGCTAATGTCGACATAGTTGCAAAAACCATAGGACTGGATCCAAGAATAGGGAATCTTTTCTTGACTGCGGGACCAGGTTATGGTGGTTCTTGTTTGCCAAAAGATGTCAAAGCAATCATAAACTTCTCAACCAAGTACAGGATTAAACCGACTCTATTAGATGCTGTAGAAAAAATCAATCAGCAACAGTTAGAAAACATAATTATCACAATAAAGAAGAAAATTGGAAAAATTAAGAATAAAAAAATAACAATTTTAGGTCTTGCATTTAAGGCTGATACAGACGATATTAGAGACTCAGTATCGATAAAATTAATTGAATTATTGTTAAGAGAAGGTGCAAAAGTAACTGCTCATGATCCTAAAGCAATTCCCAATACAAAAACAATATTTGGAAACAAAGTCGAATATCCCAGTTCTGTTAAAGAGGCGCTCAAAAACAGTGAATGCATGATAATAATGACAGCATGGAAAGAATATACGGAAATTACTAATAATGAATTAAAATTGATGAAAAAGCCGTTGGTTATAGACAGTAGAAGACTGCTGGTTAATCATAATTTAGATATGGATTACTCAGCAATCGGTGTCGGTTAA
- a CDS encoding metal-dependent transcriptional regulator, which translates to MDAVNDDEVLFVGTAEAEHVEMYLKAIWHIKERNEPVKISTIAKMLNVRQPSVVQMLKKLNGQNLVNYNKAGVSLTESGEQVGSGMMRNSRLLEVLMDSALKVEIDEEMVCGIEHHMNQQFTDALCTMLKHPRKCPHGHAIPRGMCCTD; encoded by the coding sequence ATGGACGCAGTAAATGACGACGAGGTATTATTCGTTGGAACCGCAGAGGCAGAACATGTGGAGATGTATCTCAAGGCAATATGGCACATCAAGGAAAGAAACGAGCCAGTAAAAATTAGCACGATAGCTAAGATGCTAAATGTCAGGCAGCCAAGCGTAGTTCAGATGCTAAAGAAGCTAAACGGGCAAAACCTTGTCAATTACAACAAGGCAGGAGTCTCACTGACAGAATCCGGAGAGCAGGTTGGCTCTGGCATGATGCGAAATAGCAGGCTTTTGGAGGTATTAATGGACAGTGCACTCAAAGTGGAAATTGATGAAGAGATGGTCTGCGGAATTGAACACCACATGAATCAGCAGTTTACTGACGCATTATGTACAATGCTAAAACACCCAAGAAAATGCCCACACGGTCATGCCATTCCACGTGGCATGTGTTGCACTGATTAG
- a CDS encoding TrmB family transcriptional regulator — MSISDNTKKSLEKIGLTSYEIRTYSSLLKTGELTASDLSQKSGVPYSKIYEVLGSLEEKGWIGSDDSRPTKYFAKSPATALEVTKQKAESEFKQNENIVLRELVPMYEKSGVSERPDIWVLSGIMNIASKILEMVETCRNEVLIALPKANEELVKQALPKLRQLHDKGVVITILMSSEMDKESLKALKRVASIKVKKGLFGGGIISDKRYVVILFGQLANESESTEAVAIWADHAGLAGFAREYFEYLLRDAKDVE; from the coding sequence ATGAGCATATCTGACAATACAAAAAAGTCACTAGAGAAAATAGGCCTGACAAGTTATGAGATAAGGACGTACTCCTCACTTCTCAAAACAGGCGAGCTTACTGCATCTGATCTGAGTCAAAAGTCAGGCGTGCCTTATTCAAAAATATACGAGGTATTAGGATCGCTAGAGGAAAAGGGCTGGATTGGATCGGATGATTCAAGGCCTACAAAATATTTTGCAAAATCCCCAGCAACTGCACTAGAGGTGACAAAACAAAAGGCAGAATCAGAGTTTAAGCAAAATGAAAACATCGTTCTAAGGGAACTGGTTCCAATGTATGAGAAAAGTGGGGTCAGCGAAAGGCCAGACATATGGGTCTTATCTGGAATAATGAATATCGCATCAAAGATACTAGAAATGGTAGAAACGTGCAGAAATGAGGTGTTAATAGCACTGCCAAAGGCAAACGAGGAGCTGGTAAAGCAGGCGCTTCCAAAGCTGAGGCAGCTCCATGACAAGGGCGTAGTTATTACAATTTTGATGTCAAGTGAGATGGACAAGGAGTCATTAAAGGCCCTAAAAAGAGTCGCCAGCATCAAGGTAAAGAAAGGATTGTTCGGAGGAGGCATAATCTCAGACAAGCGGTATGTTGTGATACTATTTGGACAGCTGGCAAATGAGTCTGAAAGTACTGAGGCAGTCGCAATATGGGCAGATCATGCAGGGCTCGCAGGGTTTGCAAGGGAATACTTTGAATATTTGTTAAGAGATGCAAAGGATGTAGAATAA
- a CDS encoding O-methyltransferase yields MKKTSVDNFVSELEVKLPSHEKFLKLGDFTSLWQDESGNFFRLNYERGPLLYALIAKFKPKNVLEFGTGGGYGTLCMAWAMSDYNIDGKIYTIDRYSQDLRFDRPINRSEQFSPTIEHLSLKELWSKVASSDWLKHIEPLTGYSGEIMSHTKLPKIQMSYIDGAHSFDAVQHDFYSLLEVSDNEFGVLFDDYMSRPLYGVKEFIDQKVANNFDAILIDTDKERNYEKLKIPTNPEYGMCWIHSSSLKKPISVLYPKSSYLEIITKYRRYESLIMKRREKLNSMIPVLSKIKFRWWKH; encoded by the coding sequence ATGAAAAAAACTAGTGTTGATAATTTTGTATCTGAATTAGAAGTCAAGCTTCCGTCACATGAAAAATTCTTGAAGCTAGGAGATTTTACATCACTTTGGCAAGATGAAAGCGGAAATTTTTTTCGTTTAAACTATGAGAGAGGCCCACTGCTTTATGCATTAATTGCAAAGTTCAAACCAAAAAACGTGTTAGAATTTGGTACAGGTGGTGGTTATGGGACACTGTGCATGGCATGGGCTATGAGTGATTATAACATAGATGGGAAAATCTATACTATTGATAGATACTCACAAGATTTGCGTTTTGATCGACCGATAAATCGTTCTGAACAATTTTCTCCAACTATAGAACATCTATCTCTGAAAGAACTTTGGTCAAAAGTGGCATCGTCTGACTGGTTAAAACACATAGAACCTTTAACCGGTTACTCTGGCGAAATAATGAGTCACACTAAACTACCTAAAATACAAATGTCGTATATCGATGGGGCACATTCCTTTGATGCAGTTCAACACGATTTTTATTCATTGTTAGAAGTTTCTGACAACGAATTTGGAGTTCTTTTTGACGATTACATGTCAAGACCGCTTTACGGAGTAAAGGAATTCATTGATCAAAAAGTTGCAAATAATTTTGACGCTATTCTAATAGATACTGATAAAGAGCGAAACTATGAGAAGCTAAAAATTCCAACAAACCCAGAATATGGAATGTGCTGGATTCATAGCAGTTCACTAAAAAAACCCATATCTGTCTTGTACCCAAAATCATCCTACTTGGAAATTATAACAAAATATCGTAGGTATGAATCGTTAATAATGAAAAGACGTGAAAAACTGAATAGTATGATTCCAGTTTTATCAAAAATAAAATTTCGCTGGTGGAAACATTGA
- a CDS encoding glycosyltransferase family 4 protein, translating into MKILFISPRYEGGIGGHAFRVAEKLREQGYDVKLMHVPHVPIKNIKNPSFALFGVIKALLDREKYDVVHAWNVPSAFIMKFIRAKKKILSVHGVYSDQVGVLHSKTTSTAINAGESKVLNWADKLTTDSKLVQQTYKEKYGLNFVYLAAPLDTTKFKEIKETPRKENQVVYVGRDSFEKGTDILRNIESKINGKVVYCTNVSWNEAMQTVRESSLMAVPSRMESLPQVIKEAFYLKTPVVATSVGGIPEIIRHNENGILVPPNEPEKLVTAINDILANGELRDRLVENAHDYIIKNFTWEVLLPKYIELYEQ; encoded by the coding sequence TTGAAAATTCTTTTCATTTCTCCTCGATACGAGGGTGGAATAGGAGGACACGCGTTCCGAGTTGCAGAAAAGCTCAGAGAGCAGGGCTATGATGTCAAACTGATGCATGTTCCACATGTGCCGATAAAAAATATCAAAAATCCAAGCTTTGCATTATTTGGAGTAATCAAGGCGCTGCTTGATAGGGAGAAATACGACGTGGTACATGCTTGGAATGTTCCGTCTGCATTTATCATGAAATTTATCAGGGCAAAGAAAAAAATTCTTTCAGTTCACGGGGTCTACTCTGATCAGGTGGGGGTACTTCATTCCAAGACCACAAGCACTGCAATCAATGCCGGAGAATCAAAGGTGTTAAACTGGGCAGACAAACTCACAACTGATTCAAAACTCGTACAACAAACCTACAAGGAAAAATACGGTCTGAATTTTGTTTACTTGGCAGCGCCTCTGGACACTACAAAATTCAAGGAAATCAAGGAAACACCAAGAAAAGAAAATCAAGTTGTTTATGTCGGAAGAGACAGTTTTGAGAAGGGCACTGATATTTTACGAAATATAGAGTCAAAAATCAATGGTAAAGTGGTATACTGTACGAACGTTTCCTGGAATGAGGCGATGCAGACTGTCAGAGAATCAAGCCTGATGGCCGTACCGTCCAGAATGGAAAGCCTTCCACAGGTAATCAAGGAGGCGTTTTATCTTAAAACTCCTGTCGTGGCAACAAGCGTGGGTGGAATTCCGGAAATAATTAGACACAATGAGAATGGAATTCTAGTGCCTCCAAACGAGCCAGAGAAACTCGTTACTGCAATTAATGATATCTTGGCAAACGGAGAACTGCGAGATAGATTGGTTGAAAACGCACATGATTACATAATTAAAAATTTTACTTGGGAAGTATTATTGCCAAAATATATCGAGCTATATGAGCAATAA
- a CDS encoding glycosyltransferase family 4 protein, producing the protein MKRLLIGGSSSKLFHLKEFADSLENLGVECKVVFDAQIYDGFPSRKIKNWFQTRSKFNKLIDEFKPDAIFVDRQRHFGLASAKTRIPLIVHLRGDYWKEMKMAKETLYKSPPKRLALWKWDQIGERCFQSANLILPICGHLENITKEHYPTKNVATLYQGITPSRWYHAEGMSLNHPCVGLLQGAVIFEKAKEMLILENVLKAFPHITFYWVGDGPYREYVLSALKKHENFKWLGPLQYPDKVREYLSEIDIYALVTGIDMSPLTLLEAQLMEKPVVATNVGGVPEIMKDGETGFLVEKGNSQQLIDKITILLEDAKKAKEMGRAGKKFVTDNFSWEIIGKKFLEITKKHLSL; encoded by the coding sequence ATGAAGCGATTATTGATCGGAGGATCCAGCTCCAAATTATTCCATTTGAAAGAATTTGCAGATTCCCTAGAAAATCTAGGAGTTGAATGCAAGGTAGTTTTCGATGCTCAGATATACGATGGATTTCCAAGCAGAAAAATAAAAAACTGGTTTCAAACACGCTCTAAATTTAACAAATTAATTGACGAGTTCAAGCCTGATGCCATCTTTGTTGACAGGCAAAGGCATTTTGGATTGGCTAGCGCTAAAACACGCATACCTCTGATTGTGCACTTGAGAGGAGATTATTGGAAAGAAATGAAGATGGCAAAAGAAACTCTGTACAAATCACCGCCAAAAAGACTTGCACTTTGGAAATGGGATCAAATTGGAGAACGATGTTTTCAAAGTGCCAACCTGATTTTACCCATATGTGGACACCTGGAAAACATAACGAAGGAACATTATCCTACAAAAAATGTTGCAACATTATACCAGGGAATAACACCGTCTCGCTGGTATCATGCAGAGGGAATGAGTCTGAACCATCCTTGCGTAGGTTTGTTACAGGGTGCAGTAATTTTTGAAAAAGCAAAAGAGATGCTAATACTAGAAAACGTACTCAAAGCATTCCCCCACATAACATTTTACTGGGTTGGCGACGGTCCGTATCGTGAGTATGTCCTTTCCGCTCTAAAAAAACATGAGAATTTCAAATGGCTAGGTCCGTTACAATATCCTGATAAAGTAAGAGAATATCTAAGCGAGATAGACATCTATGCACTGGTTACCGGAATAGACATGTCTCCATTGACGCTACTTGAGGCACAGTTAATGGAAAAACCAGTCGTGGCAACAAATGTTGGCGGAGTGCCAGAGATCATGAAGGATGGAGAAACCGGATTTTTAGTCGAAAAAGGAAATTCCCAACAACTGATTGACAAAATAACTATCCTGCTTGAGGACGCCAAAAAGGCAAAAGAAATGGGCAGGGCTGGAAAGAAATTTGTCACAGATAACTTTAGCTGGGAAATTATTGGAAAGAAATTTTTAGAAATAACTAAAAAACATTTATCATTATAA
- the tes gene encoding tetraether lipid synthase Tes yields the protein MSLIQLSRQSSKQVGKKSTIRFTQSICPDCNMILDAEVFERDGRVFMTKTCPTHGECEELYFGSYDMYKKFSTYWADGKGAHAPNVMIDKCSCPNNCGLCSNHLSHSGLANMIVTNRCDLTCWYCFFYVKKGLEGAYMYEPSHDQVRAMMKTLRSERPIPGNSIQITGGEPMLRDDIADIIKIMKEEGVQHVQMNTNGIRHAMDPEAAREVRLAGCNNLYLSFDGVTARTNPKNHWEIPYALDSCRKTGTTVVFVPTVIKSINDHELGGIIRYAQKNMDVVHAVNFQPVSLTGRMGKSEREKYRITIPDCIQRIEEQTQGQVTVDDWFPVPSCMPLTNVIEAFSSKPKYELSIHFACGAGTYVFEDEETKKFVPLPRFCDIQGMLELFEDKAEEIRSGKNKYFTMLEVVRKLSSFVDKKKQPAGLDLAKMFGSILMKRSFDSVGSWHVKGLFLGMMHFQDKYNEDLERLQRCDIHYLTPDLRIVPFCAFNVIPEWYRDRIQKKYSITVEEWEEREGVKLEDGLYRGLMRRGAGDELAAGCAKSQMMHEASQAVQ from the coding sequence ATGTCACTAATTCAGCTATCTAGGCAGTCAAGCAAGCAAGTAGGCAAAAAATCTACAATTAGATTTACCCAAAGCATCTGCCCTGACTGCAACATGATTCTGGATGCCGAAGTCTTTGAGCGAGACGGACGTGTATTCATGACAAAGACATGTCCTACACACGGTGAATGTGAGGAACTCTATTTTGGCTCTTATGATATGTACAAGAAATTTAGCACTTATTGGGCAGACGGCAAAGGCGCACATGCCCCAAACGTAATGATTGACAAATGCTCATGCCCAAACAACTGCGGGTTGTGCTCAAACCACCTTTCACACAGCGGCCTTGCAAACATGATAGTTACAAACAGATGCGACCTGACATGCTGGTACTGCTTCTTTTACGTAAAGAAAGGTCTTGAAGGCGCATACATGTACGAACCGTCACATGACCAGGTACGTGCAATGATGAAGACTCTGAGATCAGAGAGACCAATTCCAGGAAACTCTATCCAAATCACTGGCGGCGAGCCAATGTTAAGGGACGATATTGCCGATATAATCAAAATAATGAAAGAAGAAGGCGTCCAGCATGTCCAGATGAACACAAACGGAATTAGACATGCGATGGATCCAGAAGCAGCGCGTGAGGTAAGACTTGCAGGATGCAACAATTTGTATCTGAGCTTTGACGGCGTCACAGCAAGAACAAACCCAAAGAACCACTGGGAAATCCCATATGCCTTGGACAGCTGCAGAAAGACAGGAACAACTGTGGTCTTTGTCCCAACGGTAATCAAATCAATTAACGATCACGAACTAGGCGGAATTATCAGATATGCACAAAAGAATATGGACGTAGTTCACGCAGTAAACTTCCAACCTGTATCACTGACTGGCAGAATGGGCAAGTCTGAACGCGAGAAATACAGAATCACAATTCCAGACTGCATACAAAGAATCGAGGAACAAACACAAGGTCAGGTCACAGTAGATGACTGGTTCCCAGTCCCAAGTTGCATGCCACTAACAAACGTAATTGAGGCATTCTCAAGCAAGCCAAAATACGAACTTTCAATTCACTTTGCCTGCGGTGCAGGAACATATGTCTTTGAAGACGAGGAGACAAAGAAATTTGTCCCACTTCCAAGATTCTGCGACATTCAAGGAATGCTAGAATTGTTCGAGGACAAGGCGGAGGAAATACGCTCAGGCAAGAACAAGTACTTTACCATGCTAGAAGTGGTAAGAAAACTTTCAAGCTTTGTTGATAAAAAGAAACAGCCAGCAGGACTAGACCTGGCAAAGATGTTCGGAAGCATCCTGATGAAAAGATCCTTTGACTCTGTTGGATCTTGGCACGTAAAGGGACTGTTCCTTGGTATGATGCACTTCCAAGACAAATACAACGAAGACTTGGAAAGACTCCAAAGATGTGATATTCATTATCTTACACCAGACCTTAGAATCGTTCCATTCTGTGCATTCAACGTAATTCCAGAATGGTACAGAGACAGAATCCAAAAGAAATACTCTATCACTGTAGAGGAATGGGAAGAGAGAGAAGGAGTCAAACTCGAAGACGGTCTGTACAGAGGACTGATGAGAAGAGGGGCAGGTGACGAGCTTGCAGCAGGCTGTGCAAAAAGCCAAATGATGCACGAAGCATCCCAGGCTGTACAGTAG
- a CDS encoding NAD-dependent epimerase/dehydratase family protein: MDFVITGGAGFIGSHIAKHLVSTGHHVTIFDDLSNGKKDNLDSIINKIEFVNGDIRNFDLLKNTLKDTDGVFHEAALASVQESFSKQQEYHDVNVNGTENVLKLGKEFGFKIVYASSSSIYGNPAKIPIEEDDPKNPINPYAQTKLDDENLAIKYAQMGVRVIGLRYFNVFGERQSRAYAGVIKKFVKKVRNGEPPIINGDGQQTRDFVYVGDVVQANVLAMNSNVDHGFFNIGTNSTITVLELANLIIDSFGLSLKPIHGPELPGDVKITKADISRAKKLLNWEPKTRIEEWLKSTITTRTNLDLITD, translated from the coding sequence ATGGATTTTGTCATAACTGGTGGCGCCGGCTTTATAGGAAGTCATATCGCCAAACATTTGGTTAGTACTGGACACCATGTAACCATTTTCGATGATCTAAGTAATGGGAAAAAGGACAACCTTGATTCAATTATCAATAAAATTGAGTTTGTCAATGGAGACATACGGAATTTTGACTTGTTGAAAAATACGCTAAAGGACACTGACGGTGTGTTTCATGAAGCAGCCTTGGCTTCTGTCCAAGAGTCTTTTTCAAAGCAGCAGGAGTATCATGATGTAAACGTGAATGGAACTGAAAACGTCCTAAAACTTGGCAAAGAATTTGGTTTCAAAATAGTGTACGCAAGCTCGTCTAGCATATACGGAAATCCGGCAAAAATTCCGATAGAAGAAGACGATCCAAAAAATCCAATCAACCCATACGCTCAGACCAAGCTTGATGACGAAAACTTGGCCATAAAATATGCACAGATGGGAGTGCGCGTCATCGGATTGAGATACTTTAACGTATTTGGTGAAAGACAATCACGCGCATATGCTGGGGTAATCAAGAAGTTTGTAAAAAAGGTACGAAATGGTGAACCTCCCATCATAAATGGAGACGGTCAGCAAACAAGGGATTTCGTATATGTAGGCGATGTTGTACAAGCAAACGTCTTGGCCATGAACAGTAATGTGGATCATGGATTTTTTAACATAGGCACAAATTCTACAATTACTGTCTTGGAATTGGCCAATTTGATAATAGATTCGTTTGGACTTTCCTTAAAACCGATTCATGGTCCAGAGTTGCCAGGCGATGTCAAAATTACAAAGGCAGACATTTCACGTGCAAAGAAATTGCTCAATTGGGAACCCAAGACAAGAATAGAAGAATGGCTAAAATCCACAATTACCACCAGAACAAATCTTGATCTTATCACAGATTAG
- a CDS encoding FkbM family methyltransferase: MNKVLGGRGLTKYPLIVSIKNFALANLRSEYAYVQGHKMILDSKDCLQLSINEIYEPAETNIIKQEIKKGDTVLDIGANIGYYTLLMADLVGDNGKVFAFEPEPYNFELLRKNIEINTYKNVILEKKAISNCNKRSNLYLSRDNTGMHRLNESKYCEKHIEVDVVKLDDFFCNDELINKIKFIKIDVEGSELDVLQGMESILEKNNQITILLEFIPEHLMEHGSNPIHVIEFLLDRNFRLYTIVDNKKEQVDESNVKEILNYSGRSLLCVRA; encoded by the coding sequence ATGAATAAAGTTCTAGGTGGACGAGGATTAACAAAATATCCTCTGATTGTATCGATAAAAAATTTTGCCTTGGCAAATCTGAGATCTGAATATGCGTATGTTCAAGGCCACAAAATGATTCTTGACTCAAAAGATTGTTTACAATTATCAATTAATGAAATTTATGAACCTGCGGAAACTAATATCATTAAACAAGAAATTAAGAAAGGTGATACTGTTTTAGATATAGGTGCAAACATTGGTTATTACACATTATTGATGGCTGATCTGGTAGGAGACAATGGTAAAGTTTTTGCTTTTGAGCCTGAGCCTTATAATTTTGAATTACTCAGAAAAAACATCGAAATTAACACATACAAGAATGTTATTCTAGAAAAAAAAGCAATATCAAATTGTAATAAAAGATCAAATCTCTATTTATCTAGAGATAATACTGGAATGCACAGATTAAATGAATCAAAATATTGTGAAAAACACATCGAAGTTGATGTAGTTAAGCTAGATGATTTTTTTTGCAATGATGAATTAATTAATAAAATAAAATTTATTAAAATTGATGTAGAAGGATCAGAACTTGATGTATTGCAAGGAATGGAATCAATTTTAGAAAAAAATAATCAAATTACAATCTTGTTGGAATTTATTCCCGAACACCTAATGGAACACGGTTCTAATCCAATTCATGTGATAGAATTTCTATTAGATCGAAACTTTAGATTATACACTATCGTTGATAACAAAAAAGAACAAGTAGATGAATCCAACGTTAAAGAAATTCTGAACTACAGTGGAAGAAGTTTGTTATGTGTAAGGGCATAA
- a CDS encoding secondary thiamine-phosphate synthase enzyme YjbQ: MKSITEYLTFNTKTRIAFVNLTPQIRQLVKKSAIKEGLCLVNAMHISASVFINDNESGLHKDYARWLEKLAPHEPIDQYDHNKTGEDNADAHLKRQIMGREIVVAITNGELDFGPWEQIFYGEFDGMRPKRVLVKIIGE; the protein is encoded by the coding sequence ATGAAGTCGATAACAGAGTACCTTACATTTAACACGAAAACCAGAATTGCTTTTGTAAATTTGACGCCACAAATACGGCAGCTAGTCAAGAAAAGCGCAATAAAAGAGGGTCTCTGCCTCGTTAACGCAATGCACATTTCTGCAAGCGTTTTCATAAACGACAACGAGTCTGGCCTGCACAAAGACTATGCGCGATGGCTTGAGAAATTAGCCCCGCACGAGCCTATAGATCAATACGATCATAACAAAACCGGTGAGGACAATGCAGATGCGCACCTGAAAAGGCAAATCATGGGACGCGAAATTGTAGTTGCCATAACAAACGGTGAATTGGATTTTGGTCCGTGGGAGCAAATCTTTTATGGAGAATTTGACGGAATGCGACCAAAGAGAGTTCTAGTAAAAATAATCGGCGAATAG